Within Ipomoea triloba cultivar NCNSP0323 chromosome 9, ASM357664v1, the genomic segment TTCTAAGTCAGCTTTAAAGATTCAAGTTCAACGTTTAGAAGTTTCTACAATATTATTGTcgcatttaaaataaaataaaataaaataaaatttcgtCGAAATCACACAATCATTTTCGTTCTGTTAATTATTTGCATTTTAGGGTTGAAAGcagcttttattttaattttctactcTGTCGGCTTTTCCTTGACCTCCCTCAGAGATATTCATTAAACACAATTTATTCACGCAAGTTTATTACGCCTAATATGAACGTAACTAACTTCAATTATGTGATATTCATTAAACACAATTTATTCACGCAAGTTTATTACGCCTAATATGAACGTAACTAACTTCAATTATGTTGTTTTCACTAATTTTATtggagtactactgactctgttacaatgtagtatctgttcgtgACTCACTCCGatcattcatgtgagagtgttaaccgggacaccggatgccactaaaccacaagcaATTATTGTAACTCAATTTTACACTAATTacttaaacaataaataaatacgcGGGTCTCACGTACGTCTCAAAATCTATTGTGTTACACTAATtgcttaaaaataaataaatacgtgGGTCTCACGTACGTCTCAAAATCTATTCtttcattctttattttaaCGATGGAAATTAGACCAATTCCTGCATTGAGGTGGGTTCTATTGATATCTTGTACATAGTCGAGAGAGTCTACAACGTGCTCAAAACGTTTCGATTGAACACGaccattaattaaattggtgtgtctacatatatatatatatatactactaccTCCATCTCATTTtagttgtctgattcgttttaACGGGacttgactaaaattatttttaatctagtttttcataatattaagtttagcattaatatataaaatttatatatttaaaaactacattaaaagtactattaaacacaaaaaaacataaatttaaaaacaataaaaatttactaaagaaaataagtaataaaaaaagagttgatttgaccaatgaatagtaaataggagaggtaaaatgggacagaggaagTAGTAATTATCCTGTACGATGCACCGATAAGACTTATATCAGTTAATGAAAGCTTTCCCAAGTGAAAGAAGGGATGAAatctgagccgttgatctagattatatcaacgactcaaatcaagaaatttttcttttaaacacGCTTCTGCCAACATGCATGCAAATAATCAACTGGCTCAAACTGATGCAACTTAAGATATAGAACTATGCacttaagttataaaatcacgcaccttaaggtataaaataacgcaccttaagctatggAAAGACGCCTCTAAAGCTTTagattgatgcaccttaaattaGAAAAGTGACGTACCTTAAGTTCGATCaatacgcaaaaaaaaaaaaaaaaaaaaaaaaaaaaaNTCGTGACTCACTCCGatcattcatgtgagagtgttaaccgggacaccggatgccactaaaccacaagcaATTATTGTAACTCAATTTTACACTAATTacttaaacaataaataaatacgcGGGTCTCACGTACGTCTCAAAATCTATTGTGTTACACTAATtgcttaaaaataaataaatacgtgGGTCTCACGTACGTCTCAAAATCTATTCtttcattctttattttaaCGATGGAAATTAGACCAATTCCTGCATTGAGGTGGGTTCTATTGATATCTTGTACATAGTCGAGAGAGTCTACAACGTGCTCAAAACGTTTCGATTGAACACGaccattaattaaattggtgtgtctacatatatatatatatatactactaccTCCATCTCATTTtagttgtctgattcgttttaACGGGacttgactaaaattatttttaatctagtttttcataatattaagtttagcattaatatataaaatttatatatttaaaaactacattaaaagtactattaaacacaaaaaaacataaatttaaaaacaataaaaatttactaaagaaaataagtaataaaaaaagagttgatttgaccaatgaatagtaaataggagaggtaaaatgggacagaggaagTAGTAATTATCCTGTACGATGCACCGATAAGACTTATATCAGTTAATGAAAGCTTTCCCAAGTGAAAGAAGGGATGAAatctgagccgttgatctagattatatcaacgactcaaatcaagaaatttttcttttaaacacGCTTCTGCCAACATGCATGCAAATAATCAACTGGCTCAAACTGATGCAACTTAAGATATAGAACTATGCacttaagttataaaatcacgcaccttaaggtataaaataacgcaccttaagctatggAAAGACGCCTCTAAAGCTTTagattgatgcaccttaaattaGAAAAGTGACGTACCTTAAGTTCGATCaatacgcaaaaaaaaaaaaaaaaaaaaaaaaaaagaagaagaagaagcctgAAGTGCGCGTTTGGCGCACTTCGCGCCCACTGGGGCGAGTCAGAGTGGACGCCAGCTGGCAGCCACTCTGACTTTGTATcaccttttcatttttttttgataaattatcaccattttctcttttctaatcacacttaaaaAATCCCTCAAAAATCGCAAAATAACCTCATTGGTAAGAACATCCTTATTAATGAAGTTTTTTCGCGGTTAttaaggagtttttgtaagtgtgattaggaaagagaaaataggatgagaggaaaaaagaaattaaaacaaatcaaattagaaataataataataaataattggagTTGTCAAGCGCGCCTAACGCGCCTGCTAGGTGCCTGTTGTGCGCAAAACGCGCACAGCagatctattttctttttttttttatgtcagTAATTAGTGTAGCATTATCCCCTTCATTGTAAATGATGCTTGGTCTTCTCTCACCTCTCTTCTCACTCATCCATGTGGCATTATTTTTCTCAATTACCGTGAAAGTTTCACTGGAGTGGATGCtttaaggatgctcttagagcAACTACATCAGTGCATAATTGGTGGATATTGGTACAGTAATTATTGATTTCGAGGAGTGATAAGTAAtgtgagaaaaaaaatcatcagGGCTTCATGGAACAGTGAAAAGTCATTCACAAATTTCATGGGTAAGTGCAGGAGTTGCGCCTCAGGTGCACTAGCGGATGCGTGCACTGCATGTACTCGCTGGGCACGTCAGTCACGCCTGGCACACCACTGACcccttcatttttatttttatttttttcttttcaaacatgatttatatttttcatctcattttttcttttataatcacacttacaaaaattacGCGGATGCTCGTAGGAAAGGCGAAGGCCTAATAGTCCGTATAAAGAATCCTGAGAATATCCAGCAATCCAACCTGGTAGAAACAACAAATCATGTCCACACAATATCCAAACAAAGTAACATAACCAATCTCCATTAACCATTTGGAGAGCTGAGGCctgagggagagagagagcatGGCAGCAAAACCAGTTCTCAACACCTACTTCTCACCCTCTCCTCCTCTCTCTCGTCTCTGTCCTCCACATACTACTCTCCCAACCTTCCCCCATGCCAAGAACAAGCCACCAATCCTCAACGCCGGCGCCGCCTCCAAGCTCCGCTGCAATGCTGTGGGATCAGAGCAGGCCTCTACGGGGACTAAGAAGCAGAGGAGTAGATATGAAATGGTGAATTTGACTACTTGGCTATTGCAGCAAGAACAGGAAGGCAATGTTGATGCAGAGCTAGCCATCGTCCTCTCCAGCATATCTCTGGCCTGCAAGCAAATCGCGTCGCTGCTGCAACGTTCCAACATCATTAACCTCACCGGAGCTCAGGGCACCGTTAATGTCCAAGGTGAAGATCAGAAGAAATTGGATGTTATTTCCAATACGGTACGCTAGTTAACTCCCCTATCAATCGCGAATTTGCGTAATTTGAGCTTGACCTAATTTGGTGCTTTAAGGCTGATTGTTAGTTGTTCTGCAATTGCCTGAGATCGAGTGGGAGGACCGGCATTATAGCGTCGGAGGAAGAAGACGTGCCGGTTGCAGTTGAAGAAACTAACTCCGGAAACTACATTGTGGTTTTCGACCCCATTGACGGATCTGCTAATATCGATACTTCCTTGACCACAGGATCCATATTCGGGATCTACAGTCCAGATGAGCAATGCCTTTTCGACATTGATGACGAAGATTCCATGGTAATTCTGCTGCACTCTGATCACCATCAAAATCCCATTTGCTTAAACTTTACTCAACACTTTGTTTAGTTCcctgaataaaatttttggagGAACTAAATTTCCTCAAAGTTGAGGAAAATTGAATTTGGTTGGAACTTAACAAATTTtctcatgaaatttaaattacattcaTTCTCAATTATTTTCTGTGAACTACAATATCTTGCAGCTAGACGCAGAAAAGCAGAAGTGTATAGTGAATGTCTGCCAGCCGGGGAAAAACTTGGTGGCTGCAGGGTACTGCCTCTATTCCAGTGCAGCTGTATTCACACTATCTCTAGGGAAAGGGGTTTATGCATTCACCTTAGACCCTGCCTATGGCGAATTCGTTTTGACACATGAAAACATCAAGATACCTAAGACTGGGAAAATCTATTCCTTCAATGAGGGGAATTATGAGTTGTGGGATGAGAAGCTAAAGAACTACCTTGGATACTTGAGGACACCGGGCGACAATGGCAAGCCATATTCTGGGCGTTACATAGGATGTCTGGTGGGTGAAATCCACAGAATGTTGTTGTATGGTGGCATATATGGGAATCCTAAGAACATCAACAGCAAGGATGGGAATCTGCGACTCTTGTATGAGTGTGCACCGATGAGCTATATTGTGGAGCAAGCCGGTGGAAAAGCTATAGATGGTCACCAAAGGATACTTGACATCAAACCTGATAAGGTAGATTATAAATTCATATCTGATATTTTTGAATCATGGTATAATGAGCATATAAAGCAGGGGAAATCACACAAAATACAACTTATAATCTCATTTTACAATGTGTTGCAGATTCATCAGCGTACTCCAATATTTGTTGGAAGTCCAGAAGAGATTGAGAGGCTAGAGAAGTACCTGGCTTAAGTGTTTCTGTTTATGTTTGATAAATGATTTTGAATTTATGCAGTAAACAGTTGGCAAGGTATGGTGCACCTGCCTTTCAATACTTCAAAATGTGCTAAACATAGTAACATAGAACATAGATGAGCATTACATTCAACATTAATCAGTAATTGTGCATAAATCTTGTCAGCAGCCTAATTTGTTGCAGCACTTTCTTAGAAGTTAGAACTACTACTATAAAACAAATTTGTTATATTAGAACTAATGTATGGATACAATGTTAGTCATATATCTATCCAGCATCCATATCCAAGTCAACTTTCCACAGCTTCTGTTGATGCATTGATCTCCCAAAAATGTTTGTTGCAGAAGAAATGAATACTTCAATTATGATGATTCCTCTGATCCATTGAGCTTCCATAAACCTTTACTGCAGAGGAAGCAAAACCCTAATTAACTCTGCTCTCACTTAGAAATCGAAACAAGGGTAACAAAACAGGCAAAAGTAGAAGTTACCAGGACTTAAGATCTTGATACATTTAGTAACAGACTTCACTGTTGTGACAGCATCTGGATCTGTAAAGCAAACAAGAATATTTTTAAACCATTTGGGAACCCTTCAACAGAACCATTTTGTATATCCAACTGCATAATTGAATATTTCTTGGTTACCTGTTAAACCAGTGTCCTTTGCAAGGACTTCGGTAACTGTTGATGAAATCTGAGATGTAAATTGGTTGGCTCCCATATCAACATCTCCTGATTTATTTGGTGAACTGTGGATTAAACATGAAACATCGTGTCGGATCCTGTAAGTAGATTTCAAATAGTACAGAAATGGATAGAAAAGGCAAGAGTATTTACTCTGAAAGGGGTTCTGGAGAAGAACCCATGTCTTGGTGGGGAGAGCAATAATTTCCTCCATCAAGATCAAAGTCAACCAACAGTTCAGAAAGATTAAAATCTGCTCCAAGAGCATCCAAAGTAGCTAAATCCAAGTCAAACATCTCTCCTTCATCAGATTCAGAGGTCGAAGCCCCACCAAAACTCAGTGCATTTGAACAAGATGGCATGTCAGAGGCATCAAAATCTAGCCTTCCCTTCACATGATCCCTTTTGGCAGGCTTCAAATTTGTCTTAACTGGTGACAAAGTAGAAATGCAATGGTTTCTTTCAATAGAATAGTAGCCCATTTGTTTGGAAGGGCTCACTCTAATTGTTTCAGAAGAGATGATCATGCAGTTAGAGGATACTAATTGCTGGGGAGTAACAATATTAGCAGAAGTAGCAGTAGAACTAATTTCAACTGGTGAGATGGACTTCTCTGTTTGAGAGGAAGATGCACGGGGCGGTGTCTTAGGACCAGAGGAATTTG encodes:
- the LOC116030716 gene encoding fructose-1,6-bisphosphatase, chloroplastic-like, coding for MAAKPVLNTYFSPSPPLSRLCPPHTTLPTFPHAKNKPPILNAGAASKLRCNAVGSEQASTGTKKQRSRYEMVNLTTWLLQQEQEGNVDAELAIVLSSISLACKQIASLLQRSNIINLTGAQGTVNVQGEDQKKLDVISNTLFCNCLRSSGRTGIIASEEEDVPVAVEETNSGNYIVVFDPIDGSANIDTSLTTGSIFGIYSPDEQCLFDIDDEDSMLDAEKQKCIVNVCQPGKNLVAAGYCLYSSAAVFTLSLGKGVYAFTLDPAYGEFVLTHENIKIPKTGKIYSFNEGNYELWDEKLKNYLGYLRTPGDNGKPYSGRYIGCLVGEIHRMLLYGGIYGNPKNINSKDGNLRLLYECAPMSYIVEQAGGKAIDGHQRILDIKPDKIHQRTPIFVGSPEEIERLEKYLA